TAGCCGGGCAATTTTTTAATCTATCCCGTCAGAAGTTTATTCAGGAACATTCTGACGCACCCTTCTCGGTCCTTCCTCATACCTTTCGCCTCTGAAATGGGAATGCGTAAAACCCAGGTCAGTAATGAAATATTACCGTTCAGATCTTTAAGAAGTTTTTAAAGATTAAACGATATGCGACCCTGCACAAGCCAGCCAAACACCCCCTAAATGGTTTACAGCCTGAGAACCCCTGGCAAGGACAAGCATTAAAAATGGGTTCGCTTCACAATGTTGGGGTTAATTTGCCCTATTTCTTCGTTGTTCAATAAGACTCTTAATCGTAGATCTGACCACCTGCAAATTGGTCGAATCCACGCGAATAGTCTTGCCATGTTCGAGCCTGTTTAAGGGCTCTTCTTTGGTTTTTTGCTCCTCCATGACTCCAACCGTTGCGTCAGAGGCGTCAGTCTGTTGCTTGGCCCGACTTGCTATTCGATCCACCAACACCTCGTCCGGCGCCCAAACGTCAAATATGACAACATCCACGTGCCGTTCCTGAGCAAGTCGGATGAATGATTGTCTTTGGGCCCCCTCAAGGAATGTAGCATCCACAATGACGGAATAGCCCGCCTGCAAGATGGTATTTGCAAGATCCCTTAACCGCACATAGGTCACACGAGTCATGTCTGACCCGTACAAGCTCTTTGAGGTTGTATGATCAACGACGATTTTACATTGTTCGGCATGAATCCGTTTCCGTTCCACATCAGACCGTATCCGCAGGGCACCCAAGGCTTTCACCAATTCAGTGGAGACCGTCGTCTTCCCAGTCCCCGATACTCCATGCATCAGCATCAACATGGGAGGAGCAGGCATCATCAATCGATGGGCCAACTCCACGTATCGGATTATTTCTTTAAGGATATCCTCCTGTACCGGGCCTCCTGTTTCGACCTGAGCCAGACGCAAGCCAGCCACTTTAGCTCGAACGAGTGCCCGATACACCTCATACAGCCGGAACACACTCATTCCAGCATAGTCACCAGTCACTTCCAGATAACAGTTTAAAAACCAATAGGCCAAGTCCATTCGGTTTTTGCTCTCTAAATCCATGACCAAAAACGCGACTTCACTGATGACATCAATCCAACGCAATCCTGGTTTAAACTCCAAAGCATCAAACACACAGATTCGGCCCTCAAATAGGGCAATATTTCCCAAATGAAGGTCACCATGACACTCTCGAACCTGCCCTGAAGATTTACGTTCTTTGAGTGTTGGCCTTAATCGCTTCCATTCCTGGATTGTCCATTCCTCGAGATCCTTCATACAGAATTGAATCCGCGCAGGAAGGGCTGCAATAGGAATATCCTCAAAGCACTCTGCTATAGGTCCCCGTACCCTATCCGGCTCTCCATAGGAAAGGGGGTCTCCTGCAGATTCAATCCGGCCATGGAATGTGCCAATATCTATGGCTAGTTGACCGATCAAAGATTCATTCAGGTTACCCGTCTCAAGGAGATGGTAAAACTCCTGATCGGGAGGAAATTGTTTCATTTTGACGGCCCATTCAAAAGGGCTTCCGTCGCCATCCATCCGAGGATCTGATGGAGACCCGGTGATGGAGACCACTCCCAGATAGAGCTGTGAGGCTAACCGTCTGTTGAGACGAACCTCTTCTTCACAAAACCATCTCCGTTTTTCAAGAGTCGAAAAATCGACAAACGAAAACAACACCGGCTTTTTAATTTTGTAAACATACCGACCGGTTAGCAACACCCATGAAATATGCGTTTCCACCACTGTAATCTGACTCACAGGGTGTGAATAACATTTCGGATTCTGTAGCGATACCACTAGCTGAGAAGAAGTCATAGCCATTGAATGAGGGTTATCGGCCACATGAGAGGAGATAACATTACATCCATTCGGATCAAAACCACTGAATGCACTTGCCCATACTACCCAATTTCACGTCTTTCCCCAACCAGGAAAAAGCATCCACTGATGATGAACGTTCATTTGACTTGTGAAGAAAATCCCCGAACAGGTACACTAGGAATAACTGACCAATTATGTTGAGACGAATCAAAATCTTTTTTATTATCATTCTTCTCCTGTTGGTCGGGTCCACCTTGGCTGCCCTCTGGTTCTTACCGGGGACGTTCTCCGCCAAAGGCACGCCGCCTGAGTGGGAAGTGAAAGCTGCCAGGTTCATTCGCCATCTGGCAACTCCCAGCCACTTTCTCAAAATGTCAAACCCCGTCCCTTTTTCTCCTGATAATCTTGCACAAGCTCGACATCATTTTGCCGATCACTGCGCCACCTGCCACGCCAATGATGGAAGCGGGAAAACCCATATGGGTCCGAATTTCTATCCTCCTGTCCCTGACCTCAGGGACCCTGCGATTCAAGCTATGGCTGATGGAGAATTGTTTTATATCATCCATTACGGCATTCGATTTACAGGAATGCCGGCTTGGGGGAAAGGTCTGCCGGAAGAGGATCTCGACAGTTGGAAATTAGTACTACTTATTCGACATTTCCCCAACATCACTCCTGAAGAAATCACGGAGATGAAACAATATAATCCTCTTACCCGGGAAGAACGGGAGCAACAAGAAGCCCTTGATCGATTTTTATCAGGAGAAGATATCTCTCCCCAAGAGCATCATCATTGATTTTATCATCCAAGGAGTCACCATCATGAAATATTTCAGCATTCTGGCCATTTTGTGCTCCATGTTTCTGGCCGCCCCCGTCTGGGCCCATGGCGATGCCTCTCATGTGATGGGAACCGTCACCGAATTGGGAAATGACCATGTGGTGGTCACAACTCCAAAAGGGGAATCCCTAACTCTCGCCTTTCATCCCCAAATTATATTTCAACAAAATGGCATTCATGTCGAGAATGCGCGGCCGCAGGTTGGGGACCGACTGGTGGCCGAGGTTTCAAAAAAGGGCGTCCCTGAAAACCGAGACTGGGTTGCGACCGAAATCACGTTTTCCACACCCAAAAAGAAACCTTGATTGCTAAATACAAATCATGACCAAGAATGAGAAATACAAGTCAATCGCTTTTTTAGGCGAAGGCAAATTTATGCTCCCACCCTGACGGAATGAACAAAAACTTAATCCTTTCTATATCCTCAACATCTTTTGAAGATAATTGCCTTTTCGATCCCCCCAGGATTTTAATCAATTTCCCTGCCTTTAAATACCCATAACAACTTCATGCCCATGACTGAATCACAGATTTATAGCCATGCATCAGAACTCTTTGACGAACAGCCCCAAAAACAAGCAGAACAGGGAGCCGAGATTGAGCAAATGGGCCGAAGTGGATACTCACCTGAATGGAAGCCGGTCTGAGATCTCATACGGGAGAAATGGCACCAGTCCGGTTACCAAAGAAGACTCGTGGGTCAACAGAATCATCAGATGAATCTGGTATATTTGCATCTCTTTATGGTAGAGGAATATGCTGTAAAAAGATGATGAAGGAGAAACTGGTTTTTCTTGTATTCCTTACCCTGCTTTCTGGCACCGGATGCTCTACCCCCTACAGTAGCACCCTTCCTCCAGATCTGGCCGAACAAATCGACCCACAATTGGTGTTCCCACGCATCAAAGAGGATCCTGCCAGCTTCAAGGGAAAACTGATCATACTTGGAGGACAGGTCCTGTCGGCAAAACGATTAAAAGATACAACCCAACTCACGATCCTTCAATTACCCCTCATCAATGATCAGGAACCCACAACCGAACTTACACAATCCCAAGGACGATTTATTGCGGAGCAGAAACAATTTCTAGATCCCGCCACAGTCCCTCCTGGAAGCCGAATCACCCTGACCGGAGAACTGTCCGGCTCCGTCCAACGGAGTCTCGATGAAACCATATATACCTATCCCACTCTCATCATTAAACATTTCAAAATATGGCCAACCTATCCGCCTGATTACGCCCGTTATGGCCCTTATCCTCAACCCTTGTTCTATCCCTACGGGTTTCCGTACTGGGGGGGATATGGCCGGTTTTATCCCTATTATCCTTTTGGATACTGGTAAGACCCTCTCTCCAACCCTCAGCCTCTCTCTCCACTGATTTTCCAAAGAGGCCCAGGTTTTCAAGCACCCCATCATTTTGAAAGATTGGAACCGTCCAAGAACTCCACTATGCCACGGCAACCCGATTCACCATTTATAAATATTAGAATAAAAAAAGGAGGAGGCATGGCCTCCTCCCACAATACTCGGGTATCACAACTTAGTTGAAAAACGAGCAGCGAATTTACAACTTTGTGTCCGGTTGATTGTCCTGGGATGTGGCTTCAGTTGGCATCTCTTCCCCTGACGGGACTTCCACTAAAGGGTCTTCGCTGACAGAGTTTTTTTCACTTGTGGTCTCTTCCATAGGAGGAATTTCCTCCACGACCTTGGCTTCCATTGAAGCGGGAGCGATGACTGCCACGCTATCGAAATCAGCCATTAACCCTATCGTATCCTCTCCTCCGTCTAACAGGAGCGTAATATTCGTGGTATCGTTCCGCCATTCCGCCACCATCTTTAGATGGCCACGAAGCAGGGCTTGTCCCCAGAGACTTTGATCATATTGGTACAAGGAATCTAGCCAGATTTCCTGAACTGATGTCGGCATACCATAGGACTGGGTTATCCAATTTTGCAACGTATGAAAATCTTTCACATAGTCTGCCGCATCATCATGGTTGGGTTCAAATAAATAATTTGCCTGAGCAAGTTGGTCTTCATAAAACGTGTAGGTTAACGACGCGTCAATTCCTTCGATTTGACGACGATATCCTACCCGCTGCTCGTAGGACTCCAATACCGGAGATTGGAGTTCCCAAATTGGTTGCACCGGTTCATTCAGCTTGACTTCCTGGGCATTCATTCCCCACTCCGTACTCCGCCGTTCCAACGTCTGAGGTTGGGCGGGAACGACCGTTTTTTGAATCACGGAAGGTGGCGATTGATGGTGGGTTGGTCCCGCCAGCAACTGACCATTGGAATCCCGGTGACGGGTCAACACTAAATATTCTGAGGCTTCATAGGCAAAACTTGTGGTCAACAGTGTTGTTCCCATCATGATAACTGCGCCCGTCAAAATAGAATGTGTTTTCATAGCGTTTCCCATTGTTCCCCAGGTTTTCAATCGCAAGGAATGATCAGAGGATCCCTGAAAGGATGAATACACAGGTGGATCTCCCGTTATCACGACTCGCTCGTCAATATAGGATAGTGTCGGTTGTTAAGAAGAGAACTTGAGGGAGATGTAGCTGAAACCGCTTATCAGACCAGAGCGAGCCTTCACGATCCCGGCTAGGATGCGAATTATTGAAAAGCAGGACCATTGGAAGAGAAGAATGCATGTTACGGAATAAAGTAGAAAACGTGCAGCTTTGAAGAGATTGAATTGAGCATTCGGTTCAAGTCATTTCGCCTACCCAAGCTATACCAGAGGTGAAAAACCTATCGAGAACAGGAGCAGCCACATGGGACGAAGAGAGAAGAAAGAACAGGCATTAAACTTTGACTGAAAGACTGACAAATACCCCACGACACAGACAGTTAACACCAGGCAATATTGGCAGAGGAACCCCCGCCACTCCCAGTCAATGGCTGTGCAATAATTTCCGCCCAATGCTTTCTCAAATTGTTAAACATCCGAAGATACCCGGTATAAGAATTGGGTTTTTGTATGTATCCATTCACCCCCATCCCGGCGGTATGACAGATGTCCCTTGGGGCTTTTGAGGTGGTCAACACCACAATGGGTATGGATGCCAAAGATGGGTCCTTCTTGATTTCGGTGAGAACCTCCCCTCCGGTCATGTGAGGCAAATTCAAATCCAGGAGAATCACGCTGGGACGTGGCGCGCATTCTCTCCTCAAAAATGGACCACGACAATACAAATAATCAAGCAATTCCGTGCCATCATTCACACACCGTAATTCCTGTCCCACCGGGATCTCGTCCCATGCCTCTTTGATAATCTCACAATCGTCGGGATTATCATCAACAAGCAGAACCGTATGAATAGGCAGCGTCATCATCAGTTTTCTGAAATTAGGGAAACAGGAGATCAAAATCTGTGCGGGGTCATACTGCTTCTCAATAGCAAATAACCTCTCACCTTTATCGGCAATGTGCTTTAGAAACTTTCCTGGGCCCAAGCCTCGCAGGCTTACGGCTGTGCGAATCCGGTCGAAACACCGGCCGCAGTCAAAGAGGAAACATTCCGATGAACTGAGAACAACTGTCGAAAGGGAGGAGACTCCTGAAAATGTTTGGGCCAACTAGGAAGATGTCGGACGTGGAGCCACTGCACCAGAGCATCCCAACCATTCACCCGAATAACATCGGCATGAGGAATTGCACGGTTCCAGGGTTGATCCATGACAAAGACTTGTCTATCGAGGGAACGATAGGCCTGTATATGGTGAGGATGATCGTCAATGGCGGCTGTTATCGTTTCTGGGATTTCGGTTTTCTCCTCAGTGTGATAAAGCGCATCAAAAGGAAGACCATGCCTTTCTAACCAACGAAGAGTCTGAGGTCGTGAATGCGGACGCCTCGCCGTCACGATGATAATCCGATAGCGACGATGAATAACAGTCAAGGCCTGTTTTGCCCCAGGAAACAGAGGCAACCGTGGGATAGACTCCTGATGAAACCGGGAGAAAATCTCTTCAAGGAGCTCAGGATCTAATTGGCTGGCATCTAATCCACCGGCACTGCCATACAGACCCACAGGCCATAACCTTCCCGTCAATTCCTGGAATAAACGCTGTACTTCAGGCTCCGCGCGGCCTAAGACATTATCAATATCAACTGCAAAACATGGTCTGATCATAGAAGATTACTCCATCGACATTCCCTTCAACACGTAACCCTGAAAAGAGAAAGCCCCAACACAGAAGGTGTCCCCTGCCCTTTCTTCTACCATAGAAATATTCGAACCAAACAAGCAAGCGGACGGCAAAACCCATTCACCCATCACACAAGAGGAATATAGCTCTCCTCCCTCACAGGGATCACATACACCGGAGGGGAGTGTTGAAAAATGCCGTCAGCGGCGTTCTCGCCCCTAGGCCGTGCTCACATACTCTTCCGTACGATCCACTCGCCCTAGCGGCTGGGGCCTTGCTGGAACGGCCATTTTTGAACACTCCACTATCTTTCTCTGGTGAGCCCCTGAGACTCAGAAGCGAATGAAACGCCAAGATTTTTACAATATTTACCAGTCCCTAGAGGGAATTTTCAGTTGGAGGGAGGTTAGTGGGCTAGGCTGGCAGCGAAGGACTGGTCGTTCAGATGGCTTCGAAGAGGCCGATGGGTTAACGCGAGATAGGCATGTTTGATGGATCCCACCGGTGTCACTTCCATCAGAAACGGGGTTTCCCAATCATCATCCGCCACGTCCGGTTCCTCCGGAATGAGCACCCGTCGATACCGTTGTTCATATGCTGCTAAAATCTTTAACGGGACTCCTCCCACAGTTCCTACATGTCCATCTGCCGTGACGGTGCCCGTCAAAACCGTCTCCTCGTCCACGGGCTCATTTTTAGCAAGAGCAACGACATTCAGAGCCGCCATGGCCGATAAACTTTCCCCGTACAACGTGACTCCCGGATAGGGCAAAATAAACTTGACCGTCCAGGAATCAGGATTCAGCCCCGCGGCTTCAACCACCAGAACTAAAGCATCTTTGACCGATTGTTGGGCATACGGTGAAAACTTTCCTGGCCTGGACAGAAATTGAAGATCCAAACCTTTGTGATCCCGGCGCTGAAGAAATTCCAATTGAATTTCCGCAACAATGCCAACCTGTTCGGATTGCGCATTCATCGTGGTCCCAAGAATGGGAATCACGGTTCGGACATGTTTGATTGGTGGACTCGATTCTGAAGCAGCCTGGCCGGCGGAAGGACCCCCCCAGGTCAGGAACACCGAGAGGAGGCTACCTATGAGGAAAAACCATGATGTCGAAAAAAGACCCCGTTGAGTACCACGCCTAGCAGATAAGGAATCTGAAAAACCCCCGTGAATTGATGATGCTCGACATCCACCCATCGCCATCCCCCGTGAAAGCTGTCTTCTCCTTTTCGGCCTGGCAAGGAGAACACTTAAATTCCATGAGGTCAGGCACTATGTTTTTATTGGCTCTGATGGTCCCGAGCCTTACCAATTCGAAGAATTTTCTGTCATTGCAGAACAGAAACATCTTCCCGATCACAACACATCCTTGGAGATGAAAAGCCCTCCACTCTCATCGCGTGTGCACTACCGAGGATGCGGTTAAGAACGGCCGAAAGAACGCCGATGAGGACACCAGACATTCCCCACAATGAAGAAATGAAAGTTCCTTCCTAAGAACCCCGCATCGGTTTTCATATGGCCATCAAACGAATTCCAACAACTTCCGCTCAAGTGGGAATGTACCTCTGTGGAATCGACCGCTCATGGCTGAAGACTCCATTTCTCGTGCACCGGTTTCTCATTAAATCTTCCAGCGATATTGCCAAATTAGAGCAGGCCGGAATTCAAGAAATCATCATTGATACTGACCGCGGGCGTGACATAGTCCAAAATCCTGAACCGCCGCACACCCGTGATGATGTCTCATCCACACCGAATGCACCAATACCTGATTCCCCCGGCCCGCCCGAAGTCGCACGACTTGGCCAGCTTTCACCCTCCGTTCATGGAAAATCACTATCCGGTGAACTCACTACGATGAAGATGGTACGGATGTATATGCTCGAAGGCGTCCAGGATATTCTCCGCACACTGCAGAAAACCGGACGGCTCGCCATGGAACAGGTTCATCAGATCACCGAATCCGTTATGGCTGAATCCCTCAGACATGAAGAAGCCTGTATCGCCATGATTCGGACCAGAGACTTTTCTCCGGCCTTATTTGATCACGCACTCGCAGTCAGTACATTAGCCGTTTTACTAGGACGAGCGGTGGGTTTGGACAATACAGCATTACAACACCTGGCAAGCGCGGGCCTTCTCCATGACGCAGGGCTCTTGAACATTCCGCAAATTCTTCACCGACCGCTCAACCAGTTATCTGACGCCGAATTAGTCCTTTACCGGAAACATCCCCATAGGGGAGTTGAAATGCTTTCTCAACAGTCGAGTCTTCCGGACGAGGTGGATACGCTAATCCGGGAACATCATATTGCCCGTGATGGCACAGGATATCCTGCGAATAGTGATCCAGACAAAATTCACACACCCAGCCGAATCCTTCGAATTGTCGACGAGTATGATGAATTATTAACCGGTCACCACACAGGGAATCCCCTCCCGGTCAGAAACGCCCTCCAATCGTTGTATCAACAAGGCAAGAAAGGGCTCTTAGATGGCGCATTAGTGGCGACTTTCATTAATCTTATTGGAATCTATCCCACCTATGCCCTGGTAGAATTGAGTACAGGGGAACGGGGAATCGTCACAGCAAACTCCAGAGATAATCTGCTTCAACCCACGATCCTCCTCATCCAGGATGCAATTCATCAAGCTTTGCCTGAACCGATCCCGTTCAACTTCTCTGTCCTCTCCTCTCATGAATCACGGCCAGAAATTGTGCGAGTCCTTGCTCCCGAACAAGTCGGCATTGACCTTGACTCTGCTCTGGAAAATTGGATGACCCTCTAGCCATCCCTGCCTGTGGGTCAGCTAGCCAATACTCCCTGGCCCTAACCCGGAAGAACAAATTCCCGCCGAAATCAACCGGAATCCACAGCAATGTCAAAGTAGAAACACCACTGAGCCCTTCCGCAAGTTTCAAACAATAATGTCGATACAGGCCCAAGCATGACCCAAGGATGTTTCACCACATCAGGGGCGGAACGGAGGGCTCAAAAATGGAACAGATCCGCCAGCATCCGACCACAAAAACATGGCGTCTCTTGGGCCTCGCAGGCCTGGCCCTCTCGGTCGCGTTCGTCCTGAATGAAGCCCAAGCCCGGGGGCTGTCCATGCCTTCCTCCATTCCCTCCCTCAACGCCCAAGGGACTCACCCCACCAACATGCCATCAACGGCCCACATTTTGGAAAAACATCGAACTTCCCAACCGACAAAATTCACCAATAACAGTGAGGCAGGTTCAAGAGAAAGAGAAAACAAAGATAAAATACAAAAGAAAAGATTCGGGTTGGCAATTTTATTTCTAGGCACGTTGGCCGAAAAAAGCTCGCACGGTTTTTCGTAACGACCCAGCATTAGTCCGGATGGGAAGCGTGCCTCCTCTCCAGAGAAACGAACCATTGACGGAATACGAATCTGGATTTGCCCTACGTTGATAAAGTGTGAGGAGAGGAATCTGCAGAGAAAAAAGTCGGAGATAAATCTTCCAGCGCCAACAACAAGGCATGCGTCCCGGAACGCCCATGACCATTGGCTTGAATCGCAACATACAGCTTTCGAACCAGTGAAAGCCCTGTGAGAAGTATGCCCATTCGTTTGGCTTCATCTAATGCCATACCCATATCCTTAATAAAATGCTCTACAAAAAATCCGGCTTCAAAATCCCGTTTCAATATCCGGGGTGCCAGATGGTCAAGAGTCCAACATCCCGCAGCCCCACTGGATATGGAACGCAACAAGGTTTCGCCATCCAACCCGGCTTTGTGGGCATACAATAACGCCTCACACACACCAATCATCGTGCCCGCAATGGTTATCTGATTACAGAGTTTGGCATGCTGCCCGCATCCGGCTTGGCCTTGATATACGACAGTTTTTCCAAACACGGACAAGATCGGCCTGACCGCTTCACATACCATCAAATCTCCACCCACCATAATGGACAATGTGCCATCTCTGGCCCCAACGTCACCGCCGGAAACCGGCGCATCCAGAGCGAATGCGGAATTTGAAGCGGCCACACTGGCCAATTCACGAGCCAACGTCGGCTCAGAAGTGGTGAAATCCACGAAGACCTGTCCAGGTCGAGCCTGCGGCAACAGCCCATCTGCGTGAAGATATATCTGACGAACATCCTGCGGAAAACCCACCATTGTACAAACCACATCGGCCTCCGCAGCTAGGGCGGACGGAGAATTTGCCCACCGGGCGCCTTGATCCAACAACACCTGCGCTTTAGAAGGCGTGCGGGTAAATACCGTCAACGGATACCCTGCACGAAGGAGATGTTCGCACATTGGCGCACCCATCACTCCGGCACCAATCCATCCGATTCGAACAGGCGAAGAAAGCCTAAGAGGATCGGCCGCAGGGGAAGGGATATTCATGAACGCTCCTTGAGCATGGATAATGAATCAGAGGCAGGCTGTTGTTGCGTCAGGCAATGAATCGTCCCAAATCCCCAGACCAGATCCACAGCATGAATACCGACCACCGTTCGATCAGGAAACAGGTCAGACATAATCCCTACCGCCACCCGATCGTGGGGATCATTAAAGGTCGGCACCAACACGACAGTATTCCCGATATAAAAGTTGGCATAACTGGCAGGTAGCCGCCGTCCTTCAAAATAGAGCGGCTCAGGCATCGGCAAGGGGACCACCAGTAACTTTCTCCCGTCTTCCACACGCATGCCCTCTAATCGCTCGGCATTTTCAGCCAAGGGACGATAATTTTGATCAGCTGGATTGGATTCCTGACACAGCACCACCGTATAAGGATCCACGAACCGGCATACATCATCCACATGCCCATGCGTATCGTCACCGGCAATGCCATGTCCTAACCAGAGAACCTGGGAAATACCTAAATGTGCCCCAAACACTTCCTCATAATCCTGTCGGGAAAACCCGGGATTCCGCACCTGCACCTGCTCATCCAACAGACATTCTTCCGTGGTCAACAACGTTCCTTGCCCATTCACATCAATAGCGCCACCTTCCAGAACAACCCCGGCACGATTTCTCTCCACAGGAAATACGGGAATCTTCAGTTTCGGACCTAACCGAACCGGGATACGATCATCCAATTGCCAATCCGGATATT
The Nitrospiraceae bacterium DNA segment above includes these coding regions:
- a CDS encoding NAD(P)-dependent oxidoreductase: MNIPSPAADPLRLSSPVRIGWIGAGVMGAPMCEHLLRAGYPLTVFTRTPSKAQVLLDQGARWANSPSALAAEADVVCTMVGFPQDVRQIYLHADGLLPQARPGQVFVDFTTSEPTLARELASVAASNSAFALDAPVSGGDVGARDGTLSIMVGGDLMVCEAVRPILSVFGKTVVYQGQAGCGQHAKLCNQITIAGTMIGVCEALLYAHKAGLDGETLLRSISSGAAGCWTLDHLAPRILKRDFEAGFFVEHFIKDMGMALDEAKRMGILLTGLSLVRKLYVAIQANGHGRSGTHALLLALEDLSPTFFSADSSPHTLST
- a CDS encoding Slp family lipoprotein, whose protein sequence is MMKEKLVFLVFLTLLSGTGCSTPYSSTLPPDLAEQIDPQLVFPRIKEDPASFKGKLIILGGQVLSAKRLKDTTQLTILQLPLINDQEPTTELTQSQGRFIAEQKQFLDPATVPPGSRITLTGELSGSVQRSLDETIYTYPTLIIKHFKIWPTYPPDYARYGPYPQPLFYPYGFPYWGGYGRFYPYYPFGYW
- a CDS encoding response regulator, which encodes MMTLPIHTVLLVDDNPDDCEIIKEAWDEIPVGQELRCVNDGTELLDYLYCRGPFLRRECAPRPSVILLDLNLPHMTGGEVLTEIKKDPSLASIPIVVLTTSKAPRDICHTAGMGVNGYIQKPNSYTGYLRMFNNLRKHWAEIIAQPLTGSGGGSSANIAWC
- a CDS encoding AAA family ATPase, coding for MSQITVVETHISWVLLTGRYVYKIKKPVLFSFVDFSTLEKRRWFCEEEVRLNRRLASQLYLGVVSITGSPSDPRMDGDGSPFEWAVKMKQFPPDQEFYHLLETGNLNESLIGQLAIDIGTFHGRIESAGDPLSYGEPDRVRGPIAECFEDIPIAALPARIQFCMKDLEEWTIQEWKRLRPTLKERKSSGQVRECHGDLHLGNIALFEGRICVFDALEFKPGLRWIDVISEVAFLVMDLESKNRMDLAYWFLNCYLEVTGDYAGMSVFRLYEVYRALVRAKVAGLRLAQVETGGPVQEDILKEIIRYVELAHRLMMPAPPMLMLMHGVSGTGKTTVSTELVKALGALRIRSDVERKRIHAEQCKIVVDHTTSKSLYGSDMTRVTYVRLRDLANTILQAGYSVIVDATFLEGAQRQSFIRLAQERHVDVVIFDVWAPDEVLVDRIASRAKQQTDASDATVGVMEEQKTKEEPLNRLEHGKTIRVDSTNLQVVRSTIKSLIEQRRNRAN
- a CDS encoding DUF3391 domain-containing protein, with protein sequence MAIKRIPTTSAQVGMYLCGIDRSWLKTPFLVHRFLIKSSSDIAKLEQAGIQEIIIDTDRGRDIVQNPEPPHTRDDVSSTPNAPIPDSPGPPEVARLGQLSPSVHGKSLSGELTTMKMVRMYMLEGVQDILRTLQKTGRLAMEQVHQITESVMAESLRHEEACIAMIRTRDFSPALFDHALAVSTLAVLLGRAVGLDNTALQHLASAGLLHDAGLLNIPQILHRPLNQLSDAELVLYRKHPHRGVEMLSQQSSLPDEVDTLIREHHIARDGTGYPANSDPDKIHTPSRILRIVDEYDELLTGHHTGNPLPVRNALQSLYQQGKKGLLDGALVATFINLIGIYPTYALVELSTGERGIVTANSRDNLLQPTILLIQDAIHQALPEPIPFNFSVLSSHESRPEIVRVLAPEQVGIDLDSALENWMTL
- a CDS encoding cytochrome c; the protein is MLRRIKIFFIIILLLLVGSTLAALWFLPGTFSAKGTPPEWEVKAARFIRHLATPSHFLKMSNPVPFSPDNLAQARHHFADHCATCHANDGSGKTHMGPNFYPPVPDLRDPAIQAMADGELFYIIHYGIRFTGMPAWGKGLPEEDLDSWKLVLLIRHFPNITPEEITEMKQYNPLTREEREQQEALDRFLSGEDISPQEHHH